In Hwangdonia lutea, a single window of DNA contains:
- the trpS gene encoding tryptophan--tRNA ligase codes for MARILTGIQSTGTPHLGNILGAILPAINMANNPENDSYLFIANMHTLTQIKNAETLRYNTYSVAATWLAFGLDYEKTVFYRQSDIPQVTELSWYLSCFFPYQRLTLAHSFKDKADRLEDVNSGLFYYPMLMAADILLYDAELVPVGKDQLQHIEMTRDVASRFHAKMGETFVLPEGKIQENTKLIPGTDGEKMSKSRNNIINIFLDDKKLRKQIMGIQTDSTPLEEPKDWSTCNCFALYYLLASNEQITVMKANYENGNYGYGHAKQALFELIVEKFATQRERYNYYMNNLEEVDKALAIGAEKAKVVADDVLNRVREKVGY; via the coding sequence ATGGCAAGAATACTTACAGGCATACAAAGCACTGGAACACCACATTTAGGCAACATTTTAGGTGCCATTTTACCGGCTATTAATATGGCCAATAATCCTGAGAATGATTCGTATTTGTTTATAGCAAACATGCATACTTTAACTCAAATTAAAAATGCCGAAACCTTACGCTATAATACGTATTCGGTTGCTGCTACGTGGTTAGCTTTTGGATTAGATTATGAAAAAACGGTGTTTTACAGACAAAGCGATATCCCACAAGTAACCGAATTGTCATGGTATTTAAGTTGCTTTTTTCCGTATCAACGTTTAACCTTAGCGCATAGTTTTAAAGATAAAGCCGATAGATTAGAGGATGTAAATTCTGGATTATTTTACTACCCAATGCTTATGGCAGCCGATATTTTGTTATACGATGCAGAACTAGTTCCCGTAGGGAAAGACCAATTGCAACATATTGAAATGACTCGCGATGTGGCATCGCGCTTTCATGCAAAAATGGGCGAGACTTTTGTATTGCCCGAAGGTAAAATACAAGAAAACACAAAACTTATTCCTGGGACTGATGGTGAGAAAATGAGCAAAAGCAGAAACAACATCATCAATATATTTCTCGATGATAAAAAGCTCCGCAAGCAAATTATGGGTATTCAAACCGATAGCACACCGCTTGAAGAACCAAAAGATTGGAGTACCTGTAACTGTTTTGCGCTTTATTATTTATTAGCTTCCAATGAACAAATAACTGTCATGAAAGCCAATTACGAAAACGGTAATTATGGTTACGGACATGCCAAACAAGCCTTGTTTGAATTGATTGTTGAGAAGTTTGCCACACAACGTGAGCGTTATAATTATTATATGAATAACCTCGAAGAAGTAGATAAAGCTCTAGCTATTGGTGCTGAAAAAGCAAAAGTTGTTGCTGATGATGTTTTGAATCGAGTTAGAGAGAAGGTCGGGTATTAA
- a CDS encoding gliding motility lipoprotein GldH, with protein sequence MRRSSAILFLLINFFFSVSCDSNRVFDTYKTVPNSWHKDSVVSFKVNPPDSIKPYNLFVNLRNTNDYKFSNLFLIVEMVFPHGKTVKDTLEYRMADPSGKLLGTGITGVKENKLWYKEQVVFNETGEYVVNIQHAMRENGKVNGVVELEGITDVGFRIEKPQKD encoded by the coding sequence ATGAGGCGAAGTAGTGCGATACTATTTTTATTAATAAACTTCTTTTTTTCGGTATCCTGCGATTCCAACCGTGTTTTCGACACCTATAAAACGGTGCCAAACTCATGGCATAAAGACTCTGTGGTTAGCTTTAAGGTAAACCCGCCAGATTCAATAAAGCCTTACAATCTGTTTGTTAATTTAAGAAATACCAACGATTATAAATTCAGCAACCTGTTTTTAATCGTCGAAATGGTTTTTCCGCATGGTAAAACTGTAAAAGACACTTTGGAATACAGAATGGCAGACCCCAGCGGAAAGCTTTTGGGCACAGGAATAACGGGCGTTAAAGAAAATAAACTGTGGTATAAAGAGCAGGTTGTTTTTAACGAAACAGGCGAATATGTGGTTAATATCCAACATGCTATGCGCGAAAACGGAAAAGTTAATGGTGTTGTGGAACTAGAAGGTATTACTGATGTTGGCTTTAGAATTGAAAAACCTCAAAAAGATTAA
- the bioA gene encoding adenosylmethionine--8-amino-7-oxononanoate transaminase produces the protein MNLKQRDKKYLWHPLTQHKLHPETIAITKAKGCVLTDEDGNEYIDAIASWYTCMYGHCNAYITHRVSDQMQKLDQVVFSGFTHEPAIKLSEALIKILPENQNKIFFSDNGSTAVEIGIKMALQYHFNTGEKRNALIAFEDGFHGDTFGAMSVSGLSIYNGPFEDFFLDVKRIPVPNGKNQDAILKILKEIVLNNKVAGFVYEPLVQGAAAMKMHDAEGLNEILKFCKKHNIVTVADEVMTGFGKTGKHFASLYMETKPDIMCLSKALTGGLLPMALTTCSQHIYDAFYSDEMSKGLFHGHTYSANPLACTAALASIELLQSDDIQKQIQTISASHVVFGNRIKSHPKVKSTRQLGVIFALDLNIEMERYGNLRDKLFKFFMDHGVFLRPLGSTIYIQAPYVITQKQLEKIYQVIEDALEIV, from the coding sequence ATGAATTTAAAACAACGCGATAAAAAATACCTGTGGCACCCCTTAACCCAGCACAAGCTGCATCCGGAAACCATTGCCATAACTAAAGCCAAAGGTTGTGTTTTAACTGATGAAGATGGTAACGAATACATCGATGCCATTGCCTCGTGGTACACCTGTATGTACGGGCATTGCAACGCTTATATAACCCATCGGGTTTCTGATCAAATGCAAAAATTGGATCAAGTGGTTTTTAGCGGATTTACACACGAACCTGCTATAAAACTATCCGAGGCACTCATTAAAATACTACCAGAAAACCAGAACAAGATATTCTTTAGCGACAATGGTTCGACCGCTGTTGAAATCGGAATTAAAATGGCGTTACAATATCATTTTAACACCGGTGAAAAACGAAATGCCTTAATTGCTTTTGAAGACGGATTCCACGGCGATACCTTTGGTGCGATGAGCGTTTCTGGTTTATCGATTTACAACGGGCCTTTTGAGGATTTCTTTTTAGATGTAAAACGGATTCCTGTTCCCAATGGAAAAAATCAGGATGCCATTTTAAAAATATTGAAGGAGATTGTATTGAACAATAAAGTCGCAGGATTTGTTTATGAACCTTTGGTACAAGGCGCAGCAGCCATGAAAATGCATGATGCCGAAGGATTAAATGAAATTCTTAAATTCTGCAAAAAACACAATATTGTTACGGTTGCTGATGAAGTGATGACCGGCTTCGGTAAAACGGGCAAACATTTCGCATCGCTTTATATGGAAACCAAACCGGATATTATGTGTTTAAGTAAAGCATTAACGGGCGGTTTATTGCCCATGGCGCTAACAACATGTTCGCAACATATTTACGATGCTTTTTACAGCGATGAGATGAGCAAGGGTTTGTTTCATGGGCATACCTATTCTGCAAATCCGTTGGCTTGTACCGCAGCTTTAGCGAGTATTGAACTGTTGCAATCTGATGATATTCAAAAACAAATCCAAACCATTAGCGCTTCCCACGTCGTGTTTGGTAATCGTATAAAATCACATCCTAAAGTAAAATCCACGCGACAATTGGGCGTTATTTTTGCCCTCGATTTGAATATCGAAATGGAACGCTACGGTAATTTACGCGATAAACTTTTTAAGTTTTTTATGGATCATGGCGTGTTTTTACGTCCCTTAGGCAGCACCATTTACATCCAAGCGCCTTATGTAATTACCCAAAAACAATTAGAAAAAATCTATCAAGTTATTGAGGATGCTTTGGAAATCGTTTAA
- a CDS encoding lysophospholipid acyltransferase family protein encodes MSIFKYIFWVLYRIWFYILVALPILIMFPILLISILKESWYPFFFKLARFWAKFILIGMGFRPVIEREQTPKKNKSYMFIANHTSMADIMLMLVSVKNPFVFVGKMELAKIPLFGFFYKRTCILVDRSSAKSRQAVFLRAQRRLKTGVSICIFPEGGVPEEHIELDEFKDGAFRLAINHKIPVVPLTFADNKKRFSYTFFSGCPGKMRVKIHEFLPTENLTVADTKALNAEARAIILRQLQTYNK; translated from the coding sequence ATGAGCATTTTTAAATATATTTTTTGGGTATTGTACCGCATTTGGTTTTATATACTTGTCGCCTTACCCATACTTATCATGTTTCCCATTCTTTTAATCTCTATTTTAAAAGAATCTTGGTATCCATTCTTTTTTAAATTGGCGCGTTTTTGGGCCAAATTCATTTTAATTGGCATGGGTTTTAGGCCCGTAATTGAACGCGAACAAACCCCGAAAAAAAATAAAAGCTACATGTTTATTGCCAACCACACCTCGATGGCCGATATTATGCTGATGCTGGTTTCTGTTAAAAATCCGTTTGTATTTGTTGGAAAAATGGAATTGGCTAAAATTCCGCTTTTCGGATTTTTCTATAAACGCACTTGTATTTTAGTTGACAGAAGCTCAGCCAAAAGCAGGCAAGCTGTTTTTTTAAGAGCGCAACGCCGATTAAAAACCGGTGTAAGTATTTGCATTTTCCCTGAAGGTGGCGTACCCGAAGAACATATTGAATTAGACGAATTTAAAGATGGTGCTTTCAGGTTGGCCATTAACCATAAAATACCCGTTGTGCCATTAACATTTGCCGATAACAAAAAACGCTTTTCGTACACTTTTTTTAGTGGATGCCCCGGAAAGATGCGCGTTAAAATCCATGAATTTTTACCAACTGAAAACTTAACGGTTGCAGACACCAAGGCTTTAAACGCAGAGGCTAGAGCTATCATTTTAAGGCAATTGCAGACCTATAATAAATAA
- a CDS encoding PSP1 domain-containing protein has product MACNSCSTGKDGQPKGCKNNGTCGTDSCNKLTVFDWLANMSLPNGEKPFNWVEVRFKNGRKNYYRNSEDLTLSIGDIVATQAKSGHDIGMVTLTGELVRVQMKRKNISKKPEDTLKIYRKASQKDIDIWQKARDREEPMKVKARQFAIDLRLQMKISDIEFQGDASKATFYYTAEERVDFRELIKVFAREFRTRIEMKQVGFRQEAARLGGIGSCGRELCCSTWLTDFRSVSTSAARYQQLSLNPQKLAGQCGKLKCCLNYELDTYLDALKAFPKTDIKLKTEKGTAVCQKTDIFKGHMWYAYEGEWMNWHKITTTQANDIIEANKKNKKVASLEEFASDLVEDTKAEFENVVGQDSLTRFDSPKRRNKRKNNKGRNNRNKNNRRKHQKSKNEAK; this is encoded by the coding sequence ATGGCTTGTAACAGTTGTTCAACTGGAAAAGACGGTCAACCTAAAGGATGTAAAAACAACGGCACTTGTGGCACAGACAGTTGCAACAAACTAACTGTTTTTGATTGGCTTGCAAATATGTCGCTTCCAAACGGTGAAAAACCTTTTAATTGGGTAGAAGTCCGCTTTAAAAACGGACGAAAAAACTACTATCGCAACTCCGAAGATTTAACCTTAAGCATTGGCGATATCGTTGCTACACAGGCAAAATCGGGACACGATATTGGTATGGTTACCCTTACGGGGGAATTGGTGCGCGTTCAAATGAAACGTAAAAATATTTCTAAAAAGCCCGAAGACACTTTAAAAATTTACCGAAAAGCCAGTCAAAAAGATATTGATATTTGGCAAAAAGCACGCGATAGAGAAGAACCCATGAAAGTGAAAGCGCGCCAATTTGCAATCGATTTAAGGTTGCAAATGAAAATTTCGGATATCGAATTTCAGGGCGATGCCAGTAAAGCCACGTTTTATTATACCGCCGAAGAGCGCGTAGATTTTAGAGAGCTTATTAAAGTATTTGCCCGCGAGTTTAGAACACGTATTGAAATGAAACAAGTTGGGTTTCGTCAAGAAGCCGCCAGACTTGGTGGTATTGGCTCTTGTGGCCGCGAGTTGTGCTGCTCAACTTGGTTGACCGATTTTAGGTCGGTAAGCACTTCGGCTGCGCGTTATCAGCAATTATCATTAAATCCACAAAAACTTGCCGGCCAATGTGGCAAATTAAAATGCTGCTTAAATTACGAACTCGATACGTATTTAGATGCTTTAAAAGCCTTCCCTAAAACCGATATCAAACTTAAAACCGAAAAAGGAACAGCCGTTTGCCAGAAAACCGATATTTTTAAAGGGCACATGTGGTATGCCTATGAGGGCGAGTGGATGAATTGGCATAAAATAACCACCACCCAAGCCAATGACATTATTGAAGCCAACAAGAAAAACAAAAAAGTTGCTAGTCTTGAAGAATTTGCTTCAGACCTCGTTGAAGATACTAAAGCGGAGTTTGAAAACGTTGTAGGACAAGATAGTTTAACGAGGTTCGATAGTCCAAAACGACGTAACAAACGTAAAAATAATAAGGGCCGAAATAACAGAAACAAAAACAACAGAAGAAAACATCAAAAAAGTAAAAATGAGGCGAAGTAG
- a CDS encoding RNA polymerase sigma factor, which produces MSLNQLIENCRTNDTKAQGELYKLFSSKLFSVCLKYSRNYAEAEDNLQDAFLTIFDKIEQYKGKGSFEGWLKRITINTALQRYRNEKVFDIINENVAEEIEIEIDEDHIPLEYLLKIIQELPDRYRLVFNLYVLDGYSHKEIADMLDINVGTSKSNLARARQILKETIENYKTRQSLQSL; this is translated from the coding sequence TTGAGTTTAAATCAACTCATAGAAAATTGTAGAACCAATGATACTAAAGCACAAGGAGAATTGTACAAGCTCTTTTCGAGTAAACTATTCTCCGTGTGCTTAAAGTATTCGCGGAATTATGCCGAAGCAGAAGATAATTTGCAAGACGCATTTTTAACCATTTTCGATAAAATAGAACAGTATAAAGGCAAAGGCTCTTTTGAAGGTTGGTTAAAACGCATAACCATAAACACCGCTTTACAACGTTACCGAAACGAAAAGGTTTTTGATATTATAAATGAAAACGTAGCCGAAGAGATTGAAATAGAGATTGACGAAGACCATATTCCTTTAGAATATCTCTTAAAAATAATTCAAGAATTGCCAGATCGCTACCGGTTAGTATTTAACCTTTATGTTTTAGATGGTTATTCGCATAAAGAAATAGCAGACATGCTAGACATAAATGTAGGGACTTCAAAATCTAATTTAGCACGAGCTAGACAGATTTTAAAAGAAACTATCGAAAATTACAAAACAAGACAAAGTTTACAATCCTTATAA
- a CDS encoding DUF1853 family protein: MHQKAKDIQKRYDGFLKTPRLWEKHSVSGLQQFVIDSKPSKIDIDINEKLRLGKYIERLVSFELKQNKSISILSENIQIQDQKTTLGELDCLLLKDENPIHLEIIYKFYVYDDAIGNSEIEHFIGPNKKDALIEKLNKLSQKQLPFLYAEQSKTYLKTLNLDVNKIKQQVYFKAQLFIPFQKEITLKILNQNCIEGFYINKTQLQQFSDCKFYIPKKLDWVITPHSNVNWLPFESFKTIANSYFEQQFSPLCWLKRPNGELKKFFLVWW, from the coding sequence ATGCATCAAAAAGCAAAAGACATTCAAAAGCGTTATGATGGTTTTCTAAAAACACCGCGTTTATGGGAAAAACATAGCGTTTCCGGTTTACAGCAGTTTGTAATCGATTCGAAACCCTCAAAAATCGATATTGATATAAACGAAAAACTACGGCTTGGAAAATATATTGAGCGCTTGGTTTCTTTTGAATTAAAGCAAAACAAATCAATTTCCATTCTATCTGAAAACATTCAAATTCAAGACCAAAAGACAACTTTGGGCGAATTGGATTGTCTGCTTTTAAAAGATGAAAACCCCATTCATTTAGAAATAATCTATAAGTTTTATGTGTATGATGATGCCATCGGTAATTCTGAAATTGAGCATTTTATTGGTCCTAATAAAAAAGATGCTTTAATTGAAAAATTGAACAAATTAAGCCAAAAACAATTACCATTTTTATACGCCGAACAAAGTAAAACCTACTTAAAAACTTTAAATTTAGATGTTAATAAAATAAAACAACAGGTTTATTTTAAGGCACAATTATTTATCCCTTTTCAAAAAGAAATAACGTTAAAAATCTTAAATCAAAATTGTATTGAAGGTTTCTATATTAACAAAACGCAGCTGCAACAATTTTCAGATTGTAAATTTTATATACCTAAAAAATTAGATTGGGTAATAACACCACACTCCAATGTAAATTGGTTGCCTTTTGAATCGTTTAAAACAATAGCAAACTCCTATTTTGAGCAACAATTTTCTCCGCTTTGTTGGCTAAAACGCCCTAACGGTGAATTAAAGAAATTCTTTTTAGTTTGGTGGTAA
- a CDS encoding penicillin-binding protein 1A, translating into MAKTKAKKETKGTQDFSKYIRWFWILFLAGILAVVLIFSAASWGWLGAMPDHTQLENPKTHLATEIISADGVTLGKYYFNDNRTPVAYDDLSPHLVDALIATEDARFHEHSGIDARGTLRAFAFLGKRGGASTISQQLARQLFVGVRTNNIIETITQKIKEWVIAIKLERQYTKEEIIAQYFNVYDFGNNGDGIRSASRIYFNKEPKDLDIKEAAMLVGMFKNSSFYNPIPSRNPVGVKNRRNVVLFQMEKYGYINEQVKDSLQKTELDLDFTPESHREGLATYFRGYLAGFMKDWIKNNPKPDGTKWNLYNDGLKIYTTIDSRMQKHAEDAVQQHMPRLQAEFFHQNTPKRNPTAPFLDLTQGAIDTLMWRSMRQSERWRHMKYDLKKSDKEIEESFHKPIKMAVFEWKDGQPSERDTIMKPIDSMRYYKSFLRTGMMSMNPQTGHVKAWVGGMNYRHFQYDMVKQGKRQIGSTFKPLVYATAVDQLHLSPCDELPDTPFCIEANKHGNPEEWCPKNSNLNYGGTRTLKNALANSVNTITARLIDKVGPQTVIDLARKLGIESDIPPVPSIALGTPDLSVYEMVGAYSTFANKGVYTKPVMVTTIEDKNGTILYQFTPETNDVLSAETAYVTVKLMEGVTQSGSGVRLRTKGADAYRADYREVVTGYPYEFTNPIAGKTGTTQNQSDGWFMGMVPNLVTGVWVGGEDRAVHFKSITYGQGAAMALPIWGLYMKSCYADENLNISKEDFEEPANLSILVDCSKADDTTTTDDGDDDVPDDLDFN; encoded by the coding sequence ATGGCAAAAACAAAAGCAAAAAAAGAAACAAAGGGCACACAAGATTTTTCAAAATACATCCGTTGGTTTTGGATATTATTCTTGGCAGGCATTCTTGCCGTAGTACTTATATTTTCAGCAGCCTCATGGGGTTGGCTTGGAGCTATGCCTGACCATACGCAATTGGAAAACCCTAAAACCCATTTAGCCACCGAAATTATTTCTGCCGATGGGGTAACCTTGGGTAAATATTACTTTAATGACAACCGAACTCCCGTGGCTTACGATGATTTGTCGCCGCATTTAGTCGATGCTTTAATTGCTACCGAAGATGCCCGTTTTCACGAGCATTCCGGTATTGATGCCCGTGGTACATTAAGAGCCTTTGCCTTTTTAGGAAAACGAGGTGGCGCGAGTACGATTTCGCAACAATTGGCGAGGCAATTATTTGTGGGTGTTAGAACCAACAATATCATTGAAACAATAACTCAAAAAATAAAAGAATGGGTTATTGCCATTAAATTAGAACGCCAATATACCAAAGAAGAAATTATAGCCCAGTATTTTAATGTTTATGATTTTGGTAATAATGGCGATGGCATACGCAGTGCATCAAGAATATACTTTAATAAAGAGCCCAAAGATTTAGACATTAAAGAAGCCGCGATGTTAGTGGGCATGTTTAAAAACTCTTCTTTTTATAACCCTATACCAAGCAGAAATCCAGTTGGTGTAAAAAACAGACGTAATGTGGTGCTGTTTCAAATGGAAAAATATGGATATATCAATGAACAGGTTAAAGATTCTTTACAAAAAACCGAACTGGATTTAGATTTTACACCAGAATCGCATCGCGAAGGTCTTGCTACTTATTTTAGAGGATACCTTGCTGGTTTTATGAAAGATTGGATTAAAAACAATCCAAAACCGGACGGCACAAAATGGAATTTATACAACGATGGCTTAAAAATTTACACTACCATCGATTCGCGCATGCAAAAACATGCTGAAGATGCCGTGCAACAACACATGCCTAGGTTACAAGCAGAGTTTTTCCATCAAAATACTCCTAAAAGAAATCCCACCGCACCGTTTTTAGATTTAACCCAAGGTGCCATTGACACTTTAATGTGGCGCTCTATGCGACAATCGGAACGCTGGCGTCACATGAAATACGACTTAAAAAAATCTGATAAAGAGATTGAGGAATCGTTTCATAAACCTATAAAAATGGCAGTTTTCGAATGGAAAGACGGTCAACCTTCTGAGCGGGACACCATTATGAAACCCATCGATTCCATGCGCTATTACAAATCATTTTTAAGAACCGGTATGATGTCTATGAATCCGCAAACCGGTCATGTAAAAGCTTGGGTTGGCGGTATGAATTACAGACACTTTCAGTACGATATGGTAAAACAAGGCAAGCGTCAAATAGGTTCTACGTTTAAACCATTGGTTTATGCCACGGCCGTAGATCAGTTGCATTTATCGCCATGCGATGAACTTCCAGACACACCATTTTGTATTGAAGCCAATAAGCACGGAAACCCAGAGGAATGGTGCCCCAAGAACTCCAATCTTAATTATGGTGGCACGCGAACATTAAAAAATGCGTTGGCTAATTCCGTAAACACGATTACAGCAAGATTAATTGATAAAGTGGGGCCGCAAACCGTGATTGATTTAGCACGGAAATTGGGCATAGAATCGGATATTCCCCCGGTTCCTTCCATTGCCTTGGGAACACCAGATTTAAGCGTTTACGAAATGGTTGGTGCTTACTCCACGTTTGCCAATAAGGGTGTTTACACAAAGCCTGTTATGGTCACAACTATTGAAGATAAAAACGGTACCATTTTATATCAATTTACACCAGAAACCAACGATGTATTAAGTGCAGAAACAGCTTATGTAACGGTAAAACTTATGGAAGGTGTAACCCAATCTGGTTCGGGTGTTCGTTTACGTACAAAAGGAGCGGACGCATACAGAGCAGATTACAGAGAAGTGGTTACAGGCTATCCTTACGAGTTTACCAATCCTATTGCAGGAAAAACAGGCACCACACAAAACCAAAGTGATGGCTGGTTTATGGGTATGGTACCAAATTTAGTTACCGGTGTTTGGGTTGGTGGTGAAGACAGAGCGGTACATTTTAAATCAATCACTTATGGGCAAGGTGCTGCCATGGCATTGCCAATTTGGGGCTTGTACATGAAAAGCTGCTATGCCGATGAAAATTTAAATATTTCTAAGGAAGATTTTGAAGAACCGGCAAACTTGTCAATATTGGTTGACTGCTCTAAAGCAGACGATACCACCACTACTGATGATGGTGACGATGATGTACCGGATGATTTAGATTTTAATTAA
- a CDS encoding rhodanese-related sulfurtransferase produces MQLYNKLSAKERAELIEKAGKDRLTLSFYQYAKITNPQEFRDELFITWNALDVLGRIYVAHEGINGQLSLPADRFNDFKAHLDTIDFLKDIRLNIAIEQDNMSFLKLKVKVRHKIVADGLNDDTFDVRDKGIHVGAEKFNELIEDDKTVLVDMRNHYESEIGHFKNAVTPDVDTFRESLDIIEDDLKDHKEDKNLVMYCTGGIRCEKASAYFKHKGFKNVYQLEGGIIEYTRQVNEKDLENKFIGKNFVFDERRAEKISDDVIAHCHQCGSPFDVHTNCANDACHLLFIQCDACKAEMNNCCSTACKEIHALPYEEQKALRKGQGNSNDIFKKGRADHLPYKKDLRNIFEVLKKKEG; encoded by the coding sequence ATGCAACTGTACAATAAATTAAGCGCTAAAGAAAGAGCCGAATTAATCGAAAAAGCTGGTAAAGATCGATTAACGCTTTCTTTTTATCAATACGCTAAAATTACCAATCCTCAAGAATTTAGAGACGAATTATTTATTACTTGGAACGCTTTAGATGTTTTAGGTAGAATATACGTGGCTCACGAAGGTATTAACGGCCAGTTATCGCTACCCGCAGATCGGTTTAACGATTTTAAAGCACATTTAGACACCATCGACTTTTTAAAAGACATTCGTTTAAACATCGCAATTGAGCAAGATAATATGTCGTTTTTAAAACTTAAGGTAAAAGTGCGCCACAAAATTGTTGCCGACGGTTTAAACGACGATACTTTTGATGTGCGAGATAAAGGCATTCACGTTGGTGCCGAAAAATTCAATGAACTTATTGAGGACGACAAAACCGTTTTGGTTGATATGCGCAACCATTACGAAAGCGAAATCGGTCATTTTAAAAATGCCGTTACCCCAGATGTGGATACTTTTAGGGAATCGTTGGATATAATTGAAGACGATTTAAAAGACCACAAAGAAGACAAAAACCTGGTGATGTATTGTACTGGAGGTATCCGTTGCGAAAAAGCCAGCGCCTATTTTAAGCATAAAGGGTTTAAAAACGTGTATCAATTAGAAGGCGGCATTATTGAATACACGCGACAAGTGAACGAAAAAGATTTAGAAAATAAATTTATTGGCAAAAATTTTGTTTTTGATGAACGCAGAGCCGAAAAAATCAGTGACGACGTTATTGCACACTGCCACCAATGCGGTAGCCCTTTTGATGTGCACACCAATTGCGCCAACGATGCTTGCCACCTATTGTTTATTCAATGTGATGCCTGTAAGGCAGAAATGAATAATTGCTGCTCAACCGCATGCAAAGAAATACACGCTTTACCTTACGAAGAACAAAAGGCACTACGCAAAGGCCAAGGCAATAGCAACGATATCTTTAAAAAAGGTCGCGCAGACCATTTGCCGTACAAAAAAGATTTGCGGAATATTTTTGAAGTTTTAAAAAAGAAAGAAGGCTAA
- the recA gene encoding recombinase RecA, with translation MSNEKEKEAKLKALKLTLDKLDKAYGKGTVMKMSDAAIVDVDSIPSGSLGLDIALGVGGYPRGRVIEIYGPESSGKTTLTLHAIAEAQKAGGIAAFIDAEHAFDRFYAEKLGVDIDNLIISQPDNGEQALEIADNLIRSGAIDIVVVDSVAALTPKSEIEGEMGDSKMGLHARLMSQALRKLTASISKTNCTVIFINQLREKIGVMFGNPETTTGGNALKFYASVRLDIRRSTQIKDSNGSVLGNKTRVKVVKNKVAPPFKLAEFDIMYGEGVSKVGEILDVAVEHEIVKKSGSWFSYEDTKLGQGRDAVKAIIKDNPELMDELEDKIRTALKASE, from the coding sequence ATGAGTAACGAAAAAGAAAAAGAAGCAAAATTAAAAGCGTTAAAACTTACACTAGATAAATTAGATAAAGCTTATGGTAAAGGCACCGTAATGAAAATGAGCGATGCAGCCATAGTTGATGTAGATTCTATACCTTCGGGCTCTTTAGGATTGGATATTGCCTTGGGCGTTGGCGGATATCCGCGTGGTAGGGTAATAGAAATATACGGACCGGAATCTTCGGGTAAAACCACTTTAACTTTACACGCTATAGCCGAAGCTCAAAAAGCCGGAGGTATTGCTGCATTTATTGATGCAGAGCATGCTTTTGATAGATTTTACGCCGAAAAACTTGGGGTAGATATCGATAATTTAATTATCTCACAACCCGATAATGGCGAGCAGGCATTAGAAATTGCCGATAATTTAATTCGATCGGGTGCTATAGATATTGTGGTTGTAGATTCTGTTGCAGCCTTAACGCCTAAAAGTGAGATTGAGGGCGAAATGGGCGATTCAAAAATGGGGCTGCACGCACGTTTAATGTCTCAGGCATTGCGAAAATTAACAGCCTCGATAAGCAAAACCAATTGTACCGTGATTTTTATTAACCAATTACGTGAAAAAATTGGGGTTATGTTTGGCAATCCAGAAACAACAACAGGTGGTAATGCCTTAAAATTTTATGCATCGGTTAGGTTGGACATTCGTCGTTCCACTCAAATTAAAGATAGCAACGGAAGTGTTTTAGGAAATAAAACCCGAGTAAAAGTGGTTAAAAACAAAGTGGCTCCACCTTTTAAATTGGCCGAATTTGATATCATGTACGGTGAGGGCGTAAGTAAAGTGGGCGAAATTTTAGATGTCGCCGTCGAGCACGAAATCGTTAAGAAAAGCGGATCCTGGTTTAGTTACGAAGACACCAAGCTCGGGCAAGGTCGAGATGCCGTAAAAGCTATTATAAAAGACAATCCCGAACTCATGGATGAGCTCGAAGATAAAATTAGAACAGCTTTAAAAGCATCAGAATAA